One segment of Pontibacter akesuensis DNA contains the following:
- the rsmA gene encoding 16S rRNA (adenine(1518)-N(6)/adenine(1519)-N(6))-dimethyltransferase RsmA, producing the protein MGNVRPKKHLGQHFLVDQNIAAKIVEQLTLPQGVKDVLEIGPGMGVLTKYLLQHQEYSTTILDIDKESIVYLQEHFPELGERIVLADFLRTDLSTLFPGKFSIIGNFPYNISSQIFFKVLDHRDVVPEVVCMIQKEVAERLASPPGSKVYGILSVLLQAFYTIEYKFTVAEHVFNPPPKVKSAVIRLVRNEVEKLDCNEKLFRQVVKLSFGTRRKTLRNSLRSFNMPAEVTALPVFNERPEQLSVQEFVTLTQLVEQHQNT; encoded by the coding sequence TTGGGAAACGTAAGACCAAAAAAGCACCTGGGCCAGCACTTTCTGGTGGACCAGAACATAGCCGCAAAGATTGTGGAGCAGCTCACACTGCCCCAGGGCGTGAAGGACGTACTGGAGATAGGGCCCGGCATGGGTGTGCTTACCAAATACCTGCTGCAGCACCAGGAGTACAGCACCACGATCCTCGACATCGACAAGGAATCCATTGTGTACCTGCAGGAGCATTTCCCGGAATTAGGCGAACGCATAGTTTTGGCCGACTTTCTGCGGACGGACCTGAGCACGCTGTTCCCGGGTAAATTCTCCATCATCGGCAACTTCCCCTACAACATCTCCAGCCAGATATTCTTTAAGGTGCTGGATCACCGCGATGTGGTGCCGGAAGTGGTGTGTATGATACAGAAGGAGGTGGCCGAGCGGCTGGCCTCTCCGCCGGGATCCAAAGTATACGGCATCCTGAGCGTGCTGCTGCAGGCGTTTTATACCATAGAGTATAAATTCACGGTGGCTGAGCATGTGTTCAATCCACCGCCGAAGGTGAAGTCAGCCGTTATCAGGCTAGTGCGCAACGAGGTGGAGAAGCTGGACTGTAATGAGAAGCTTTTCCGGCAGGTGGTGAAGCTTAGTTTCGGAACACGCCGCAAAACGCTGCGTAACTCTCTTCGAAGCTTTAACATGCCTGCCGAGGTGACAGCCCTGCCCGTATTTAACGAGCGGCCGGAGCAGCTGTCGGTACAGGAGTTTGTGACGCTGACGCAATTAGTAGAGCAACATCAGAATACTTAA
- a CDS encoding leucyl aminopeptidase family protein — protein MPTQLKYNTSLTKNANLALLVASGEAAQLSELQPEEQAYVQQQVQQESKLILLNRYSHRVYVVVAPEAKTDAARNEAVRQAGSTLLKQLKADKVEEIVLLDKTGTGAGLYLAEGLYLSNYTYFKHKTKDVKPSPLQRITIADASVTEAQVQELAHVLEAVIEARNLVNEPHSHQSATQFSEQLEELADAAGFKIEVLDEIKIQTLKMGGLLAVNQGSEEPPTFNILEWKPEGAKNTKPYVLVGKGVVYDTGGLSLKPTPQSMDYMKSDMAGAAAVAGILYAVAKNKLPLHVIGLIPATDNRPGGQAVAPGDVITMHNGMTVEVLNTDAEGRLILADALSFAKKYDPELVLDFATLTGAAMRAIGKEASVAMGTAGDETVSALKKAGENVHERLVEFPLWDEYKKQIESDVADLKNLGGADAGAITAGKFLEAFTSYPWMHFDIAGTAYLHSEDSYRGKLGTGTGVRLVYNYLSALAQ, from the coding sequence ATGCCAACACAACTTAAATACAACACAAGCTTAACGAAAAATGCGAACCTGGCGCTGCTGGTGGCCTCCGGCGAGGCGGCACAGCTAAGCGAGCTGCAGCCCGAGGAGCAGGCGTACGTGCAACAGCAGGTGCAGCAGGAGAGCAAGTTGATCCTGTTGAACCGTTACTCCCACCGTGTATACGTGGTGGTAGCGCCCGAAGCCAAAACAGACGCAGCCCGGAACGAGGCAGTACGTCAGGCCGGCTCCACATTGCTAAAGCAACTGAAGGCAGACAAAGTAGAAGAGATCGTCCTACTTGATAAAACTGGAACCGGTGCTGGTTTATACCTGGCCGAGGGCCTTTACCTGAGCAACTACACCTACTTCAAGCATAAAACGAAGGATGTTAAGCCCAGCCCGCTGCAACGTATAACCATAGCTGATGCTTCGGTAACGGAAGCGCAGGTACAGGAGCTGGCGCATGTGCTGGAGGCGGTAATAGAGGCCCGCAACCTGGTGAACGAACCGCACAGCCACCAGTCGGCCACGCAATTCAGCGAGCAGCTGGAGGAACTGGCAGATGCGGCAGGCTTTAAAATTGAGGTGCTGGACGAGATTAAAATTCAAACCCTGAAGATGGGTGGACTGCTAGCCGTAAACCAGGGCAGCGAAGAGCCGCCTACCTTTAATATACTGGAGTGGAAGCCGGAGGGAGCAAAAAACACAAAGCCTTACGTGCTGGTGGGCAAAGGCGTGGTATACGATACAGGAGGATTAAGCCTGAAGCCAACGCCGCAGTCGATGGACTACATGAAGTCTGACATGGCTGGCGCGGCCGCTGTGGCAGGTATCTTATATGCTGTGGCCAAAAACAAACTGCCGTTGCACGTTATCGGGTTGATTCCTGCCACCGACAACCGCCCTGGTGGACAGGCCGTGGCTCCGGGCGATGTGATCACGATGCACAACGGCATGACGGTGGAAGTTCTCAACACCGATGCGGAAGGCCGACTTATACTTGCCGACGCCCTGAGCTTTGCCAAGAAGTATGATCCGGAGCTGGTGCTGGACTTTGCCACGCTGACAGGTGCCGCCATGCGTGCCATCGGCAAGGAAGCATCCGTTGCCATGGGCACAGCCGGAGACGAGACCGTTTCTGCTCTGAAAAAAGCAGGAGAAAACGTGCACGAGCGCCTGGTGGAGTTTCCGCTATGGGACGAGTATAAAAAGCAGATAGAATCTGACGTGGCTGACCTCAAGAACCTGGGCGGAGCCGACGCAGGTGCTATCACAGCAGGCAAATTTCTGGAGGCGTTCACCAGTTATCCGTGGATGCACTTTGATATTGCCGGCACCGCCTACCTGCATAGCGAAGACTCCTACAGGGGCAAACTGGGTACCGGCACCGGTGTTCGCCTTGTATACAATTACCTTAGCGCACTGGCTCAATAA
- the pdxA gene encoding 4-hydroxythreonine-4-phosphate dehydrogenase PdxA → MDNRYKMRIGISIGDTNGIGPEVIVKTMSDSRILNYCTPVIYGSGTLFKQVRENLKAEHFQFQQVEGANALVPRKVNLINCISEELELNLGNPTPESGKASLDSLLAASRDLKAGLLDGLVTAPINKDNIQAEEFNFPGHTEFLTSYFDAPESLMLLVSGDLRVATVTGHMSVRDVPAKITEALLIRKLTILQESLRRDFGILKPRIAVLGLNPHAGEKGLLGREEVEIIRPTILQMKERGHLVFGPYPADGFFGMRQHTQVDAVLAMYHDQGLIPFKTLAFENGVNYTAGLPIVRTSPDHGTAYDIAGKHIASETSFREALFQACDIIRMRSGV, encoded by the coding sequence ATGGACAACAGATATAAAATGAGAATCGGCATCAGCATCGGCGACACGAACGGCATAGGCCCGGAGGTGATCGTCAAGACTATGTCTGACAGCCGGATTCTGAATTATTGCACCCCTGTTATTTACGGCTCAGGCACTCTTTTTAAGCAGGTGCGTGAAAACCTGAAGGCCGAGCACTTCCAGTTTCAGCAGGTGGAGGGAGCCAATGCGCTTGTTCCACGCAAGGTTAACCTGATTAACTGCATCTCAGAGGAGTTGGAGCTGAACCTGGGAAACCCAACGCCTGAGTCAGGCAAAGCATCGCTTGACTCGCTGCTGGCTGCCTCCCGCGACCTGAAAGCAGGCTTGCTGGATGGATTGGTAACAGCTCCTATCAATAAAGACAACATTCAGGCGGAGGAGTTCAACTTCCCCGGCCACACCGAGTTCCTCACCTCTTACTTTGATGCGCCGGAGAGCCTGATGCTGCTGGTGAGTGGGGATTTACGCGTCGCCACCGTAACAGGGCACATGTCCGTGAGGGACGTACCCGCTAAAATTACTGAGGCATTGCTGATTCGTAAGCTGACGATCCTGCAGGAGTCGCTGCGCAGGGACTTTGGCATTCTGAAGCCGCGCATCGCCGTGCTGGGCTTAAACCCGCATGCCGGCGAAAAAGGACTCTTGGGCAGGGAAGAAGTGGAAATCATTCGCCCGACTATCCTGCAGATGAAGGAGCGCGGGCACCTGGTGTTCGGCCCTTACCCGGCCGATGGTTTTTTTGGCATGCGCCAGCACACGCAGGTAGATGCTGTTTTGGCCATGTACCACGACCAGGGGCTGATTCCTTTCAAAACGCTTGCCTTTGAGAATGGGGTAAATTACACGGCGGGGCTGCCCATCGTGCGCACCTCCCCCGACCATGGCACCGCCTATGACATTGCCGGTAAGCACATTGCCAGTGAAACCTCTTTTAGAGAGGCGTTGTTTCAGGCCTGCGACATCATCAGAATGCGCTCAGGCGTATAA
- a CDS encoding YceD family protein: MKKLRDYEIGIAKLSNKKHTYEFALNDAFFEEFGKEIILGGNLTAQVEMDKSESLLTFHFDIKGTVQLICDRSLDEFEYPVDVQTTFRIRYGEEDAELDNDLWQITPNTQAINIAQHLYDYICLSLPMKKLHPRFVEEDEEEENEQDILIYSSRYDSDKADDDEDDEDDSDPRWDALKNLN, translated from the coding sequence GTGAAGAAGCTAAGAGATTATGAAATCGGCATAGCCAAACTCAGCAATAAGAAGCACACGTATGAGTTTGCGCTGAATGATGCTTTCTTTGAGGAATTCGGGAAAGAGATCATACTTGGCGGTAATTTAACGGCCCAGGTGGAGATGGATAAGTCAGAGTCGCTGCTTACCTTTCACTTCGACATTAAAGGAACTGTGCAACTGATCTGCGACAGAAGCCTGGATGAGTTCGAATATCCGGTGGATGTGCAGACCACCTTCCGCATCCGTTACGGTGAGGAAGACGCAGAACTGGACAACGACCTGTGGCAGATTACGCCAAACACGCAGGCTATCAACATTGCGCAGCACTTGTACGACTACATTTGTCTGTCGCTGCCGATGAAGAAGCTGCATCCGCGCTTTGTGGAGGAAGACGAGGAAGAAGAAAACGAGCAGGATATCCTGATCTACTCTTCCCGCTACGACTCTGACAAGGCGGATGACGACGAAGATGATGAGGATGACAGCGACCCGCGTTGGGACGCCCTCAAAAATCTGAACTAG
- the rpmF gene encoding 50S ribosomal protein L32, giving the protein MAHPKRKISKTRRDKRRTHQKLSEKAIAICPTTDTPHLYHHAYVVDGDLFHKGKLAIKNYTTNAL; this is encoded by the coding sequence ATGGCACATCCTAAACGTAAGATTTCGAAGACCAGAAGAGATAAGAGAAGAACTCACCAGAAGCTCTCTGAGAAGGCCATTGCGATCTGCCCTACCACGGATACTCCGCACCTGTACCACCACGCCTATGTGGTTGACGGTGACTTGTTCCACAAAGGCAAGCTGGCTATCAAAAATTATACAACGAACGCTCTGTAG
- the plsX gene encoding phosphate acyltransferase PlsX: protein MRIALDAMGGDFAPEAIVKGAVIAAQEVDPDTTILLIGKEDVVKGLLQEYGYTGNSITVINASQVIEMGEHPTKALTQKPDSSIAVGYGLLKMQKADAFCSAGNTGAMLVGAMFSVKAVEGILRPSIAGFVPKLSGGFGVILDVGANADCKPEVLEQFGELGSIYAKYMLDIENPKVGLMNLGEEEGKGTMLTQAAYQRLKANPSINFIGNIEGRDLFNDKADVIVCDGYTGNIILKLAESLYDILNDKGIHDPFFDKFNYEAEGGSPILGINGNALIAHGVSSPRAVCNMVLQAQKMASSKISERFQKKFSA, encoded by the coding sequence ATGAGAATCGCTTTAGACGCCATGGGCGGCGACTTTGCACCTGAGGCCATTGTTAAAGGTGCAGTAATAGCCGCTCAGGAGGTAGACCCGGACACAACAATTTTGCTCATCGGCAAAGAAGATGTGGTAAAGGGCCTGCTTCAGGAATATGGGTATACGGGCAACAGCATTACAGTTATTAATGCCAGCCAGGTAATTGAGATGGGCGAACACCCGACCAAGGCCCTGACGCAAAAACCCGACTCCAGCATAGCTGTAGGCTATGGATTGCTAAAGATGCAGAAGGCCGATGCTTTCTGTAGCGCAGGCAATACCGGTGCCATGCTTGTTGGGGCCATGTTCAGCGTAAAAGCAGTGGAAGGCATACTAAGGCCCTCTATCGCGGGCTTTGTGCCCAAACTTAGCGGTGGCTTTGGGGTGATTTTGGATGTAGGCGCTAATGCCGACTGCAAGCCGGAAGTACTGGAGCAGTTTGGTGAGCTTGGCTCCATCTACGCCAAATACATGCTTGACATCGAGAACCCGAAGGTGGGACTCATGAACCTGGGCGAGGAAGAAGGCAAAGGAACCATGCTTACCCAGGCCGCCTACCAGCGCCTGAAAGCGAACCCAAGCATAAACTTCATTGGCAACATTGAGGGGCGCGACCTGTTCAACGATAAGGCCGATGTGATTGTGTGCGATGGCTACACCGGTAACATTATCCTGAAGCTGGCCGAGTCGCTGTACGACATCCTGAACGACAAAGGCATCCACGACCCGTTCTTCGACAAGTTTAACTACGAGGCCGAAGGTGGCAGCCCGATTCTTGGTATCAACGGCAATGCCCTGATTGCCCACGGTGTTTCAAGCCCGCGTGCAGTGTGTAACATGGTGCTACAGGCTCAGAAAATGGCTTCCTCCAAAATCTCGGAACGCTTCCAAAAGAAATTCAGCGCATAG
- a CDS encoding beta-ketoacyl-ACP synthase III, producing the protein MSKITAAITGVSGHVPDYVMTNKELEGLVETNDEWITSRTGIRERRILKEEGQGTSHIAVPAVLELLKKTNTKPEEVDLLICATTTPDMVFPATANLITAEVGAVNAFGYDLQAACSGFLYALVTGSKFVESGQYKKVIIVGADKMSSIVDYTDRATCIIFGDGGGAVMLEPNTEGLGVQDSILKSDGTGAPFLHMKAGGSRKPATIETVQAREHFAFQEGQQVFKFAVKGMADVSAEVMERNNLTGDDVAWLVPHQANKRIIEATANRMGLSNDKVMLNIHKYGNTTSGTIPLCLWEYESHLKKGDNLILAAFGGGFTWGAIYLKWAYDPK; encoded by the coding sequence ATGAGTAAGATTACTGCTGCCATTACGGGCGTAAGCGGCCATGTACCTGATTACGTGATGACTAACAAAGAACTTGAGGGGCTGGTGGAAACAAATGACGAGTGGATCACCTCACGCACGGGAATCAGGGAAAGGCGTATTCTAAAGGAAGAAGGCCAGGGCACATCGCACATAGCCGTACCTGCAGTACTGGAACTACTCAAAAAGACAAATACAAAACCTGAGGAGGTGGATTTGCTGATCTGCGCCACCACCACCCCGGACATGGTTTTTCCGGCTACGGCCAACCTGATAACAGCAGAGGTAGGGGCGGTGAACGCTTTTGGCTATGACCTGCAGGCCGCCTGCTCCGGCTTCCTGTACGCGCTGGTTACCGGCTCTAAGTTTGTGGAATCTGGCCAGTACAAGAAAGTGATCATAGTGGGCGCCGACAAAATGTCGTCCATTGTTGATTATACCGACCGTGCCACCTGCATTATTTTTGGCGATGGCGGAGGAGCTGTGATGCTGGAGCCAAACACTGAGGGCCTGGGTGTGCAGGATTCTATTCTCAAATCTGATGGCACAGGCGCACCGTTCCTGCACATGAAGGCCGGAGGAAGCCGCAAGCCAGCCACGATTGAAACGGTACAGGCGCGTGAGCACTTTGCTTTTCAGGAGGGCCAGCAGGTATTTAAATTTGCCGTAAAAGGCATGGCAGACGTATCGGCGGAGGTGATGGAGCGCAATAACCTGACAGGCGACGACGTGGCCTGGCTGGTACCACACCAGGCAAACAAGCGCATCATTGAGGCTACGGCCAACCGCATGGGCCTTAGCAACGACAAAGTAATGCTGAACATCCACAAGTATGGCAACACCACCAGCGGCACCATTCCGCTTTGCCTGTGGGAGTATGAGAGCCACCTGAAGAAAGGCGATAACCTGATCCTGGCTGCTTTCGGCGGCGGGTTTACGTGGGGCGCCATTTACCTGAAGTGGGCTTACGATCCGAAATAG